GTGACagtcttgtttttattttattgttaacaataaaatgtttaagtAATGATGCAGATATTAGAATTTGAGCTCCAAAGAACCACTAGGTTTGTGCCATGTTGATTGGGGCTGCATAGTGTGTTCCCCTTCAGCCTTGAGgcgcagtggccgagtggttaaggtgtcccaacactttatcactaaccctccacctctgggtggcgagttcgaaaccatacgtggggcagttgccaggtactgaccgtaggcgcgtggttttttctccgggtactccagctttcctccacctccaaacctagCACattaggactttaaacaaaataaaccaaaccaaaccttcaTCCTTGAAAGACTGGGTCATAGATCTAAGCcatgtaatataacatttattatcaCTTTATGATGATTTTATCAGGGCAAAAATTATGTTGTCAAATTAAAACTTAAGGAAGACAAAAAGTATGTGTGGTTGAATTAAAATTCTATGAAgacaaaaattaatttaataaattcaaTGTATAAAACTAGATTTGTGTGTATAAAACAATAGCCAAACCTTATATTTCTTAATAAAGTTTAAACAGATCTATATCTGTTATTGATGAAGGtaaaataattttatgaaaatgaacatattgattaataaaaaaaaacccagcaaGTCTGAATCAACTAATAAGCAAAACTGTCGttagtggtaacacacttgcctatCATCTAGACAGTCCAGGTTGGATTTAAGGATCAGACATGAAAATGttgggtcacctgcctgaccaccTCAGTTTTTTTGGGGTATTGCATTTAACCTCCCTGAGTAAGACCCCACTTGTGCTTCCATTTGGtccaacaagcgtgattaatagAGTTATTATAACTTGTTTCGTAATTAATTTTTGTCAAATGAAGTTAACATTTATCAGACTGTATTGATACAGCTAATTAACTGAAAAATGAGTCAATAGATTGATAAAttttcagacatgtatggtgtTCCTGGTGTCAATTTAGATATATTTGGCTAGACTCCTAATCATATATCCTGTGATAACACTGTTATGCCatacatgatatatttattaaagAGGAGGGTATTTTTTGTATGCCAAagaacattaaatatatattacataggagGGTATTCTATgccaaagaaattaattaaatgttaGAAAGTTTAAGGGTAATTATGaacaaatatgaacattaaaAGTTGTTGAAAGATTGTATGGCACAGAAATGATAGAAAGGGAGATTTGTCACCATGGCCAGTTAGGTTGTCAGCTTGATCTCATTAGCAATACATTTAGTGGTAAAATGGTTAtaatggtcattatatatatactaatatataccaatataaagTGTATTACCTAGTAACATTACTCATTACTTAGCAACATTGCCAGACATCACTTTACCCCCAATTACATCATTGGGCTGATTAACAGTTTTTACACATTTTCCACATTGTATGTAGATGATTCACAATCAAACAAAAACCTTTGATCATTTTGTCACACCTTTGTTATTTATAACTATGGCTAGTTTTCTGGGCTCCATCCTCTGGTAGAGTTTATTTCTGTATAAACCATACTTCCTGCTGAATGTTTGCCAATTGTTCTGTGTTTTTCTACCAATCGTCTGTAAATGTACATCAAAAGTGTTTGTGAGATGTATGTGGATATGCAGGCAATGATAATCTTCTTGAAGCAACAAATCTTCCCTATCTTGTAGAGAAAGACTATGTGATTGCCTGTCTTATACTGGTCTCTGAAGGTTAACTTGGAGATAGCACTTTTTTTGACACATCAACATGTTTTATGATGAAATTTGCTCTGGGATCTATCATTTAGTTCAATTTATTTGTTGTCATAAAATTGTCACCATGTCATGTTTTTGATTCTGTCTTGGTAAAAGTGACTCATTCTGGTCAAGAAATGAATTAAAGATCTATGTAGATCTGAAAACTCTGGAGTAACTATAAGGCCTAAAAAATCTCTGGAGTACAACTTAAGGCCTAGAAAACTCTGGAGTACAACTTTGAGGCCTAGAAAACTTTGGAGTACAACTTAATGCCTGGAAAACTCTGGACTACAACTTTAAGGCCTGGAAAACTCTGTAGTACAACTTTAAGGCTTAAGAAGCTCTGAAGTACAAATTTAAGGCCTAGAAAACTCTGGGCTACAACTTTTAGGCCTAGAAAACTCTGGAGTACAACTTTTAGGCTTAGAAAACTTTGGAGTACAACTATAAAGCCTAACTTGTCTCCCCTTAATGCTTATGTCTAGGAATTATGGTGCCAGAGAACAGTATTTCTTGATCTCTACCCAATTTCCAAGGGATATGTTTATGGGTAAGACTTAATGTAAGTTTTGTGAAGTAAACGGTGTTGTATATTCTGTAGACTTCACGAGTCTTGTGGCTCTCAGACAGACTCGCATAGATAGGCTTAGGTTCTAGACCAAGATAGAACAAGAGTAATTGCTGTGTTTAATGATGTTGGGGCCATTATATATACTTGAGAAATAAACGTTTTCGGCTTTCTGCTGATACAGATGCTATGGTAATAGGATCAATATTGCAGGATTCTGATTGGACACATTTATCACATTACTACgaaaatatttctttgaaaaaaaaaataaatgaaaaaaaaaattaacacattTGACATCTGCTTCTACGATGGTTTAATTTTTTTGCAACTCTGTTGCTCTCCATCTTGTTAAAGAACAATAAGTTACTGACTCTCCTCACAATCCTACCCTATAGAGTTCCACATAATTACATGCCTGGAGGTTTACCCCAGGAAAACACAACATGTGATTGCATGCATGTACATTGCATGTCAGTTTTTTTGCCCTGTTATTCCCTCCATTTTTTTGTAGTTGGTGACTCAGATTTTCAAACGAGTGAGAGTGACTGGTGCCATGTTTACATATACCTGGCAGACAGCCAAGTGCGACCAGCTGTAAGCTGTTAATcatatacatatcaatgtacCCTTAAACAAAATAAGGTACTTTTTTTTGGGGTTTCGACTTGTGACATGAAAACTGTAGAACTTTCAATTTTCAGTATCTTAGTTGTTTAGAATTCTCTGTATATTAATTTCAGACATAACATGGAAGGTGATGTGAGTACACTGAAATGCCCTTGTTTACTCAGTATTTAATCTTTTTGATGAGCGATCCTCGTGTATTTCTTTTGGTGCTCAGGGGGAAATGACAAGTTCGGGGGTTGCTAGGATTTAGGATTGTATCTAAAATTTGAAGGGGCAGATGTCATGAATTGCATCATTTGCTAAAACATGAGATATGCATATTAGTTGATACAGGTGTGATATTGACAATGTAATATGCAGGTATGATAATGGCAAAGTGGTTTACAGGTGTGATAATGACAAAGTGCTATACAGGTGTCATAATGACAAagtaatatacaggtgtcatAATGATAAGTGGTTTACAGGTGTGATAATGACAaagtaatatacaggtgtgataaTGACAAAgtggtatacaggtgtgataattacaaaatgataaatagGTGGGACAATTACAAAATGGTATACAGGTGCAATAGTTAAAaagtaacatacaggtgtgacaatgACAGTGCaatacaggtgtgacaatgACAGTGctatacaggtgtgacaatgACAGTGCTATACAGGTATGACAATGACAGTGctatacaggtgtgacaatgACAAAGTGctatacaggtgtgacaatgACAGTGCaatacaggtgtgacaatgACAGTGctatacaggtgtgacaatgACAAAGAGCTATACAGGTGTGATAATGACTGctatacaggtgtgacaatgACAAAGAGctatacaggtgtgacaatgACAGTGctatacaggtgtgacaatgACAAAGTGctatacaggtgtgacaatgATAATGCaatacaggtgtgacaatgACAGTGctatacaggtgtgacaatgACAAAGAGATCATTGATGtcttaaagatattttttagTATTAAAAGATATCTGATCACTGATATAGGCAgtaattatacaaatgtaaataagaACCCATTACTACTATCCTGTATGACTAGTCAGTCTTATTCTATTTTAAATATTCAGGTAGATGCTAACATAAGGGACCTAAATTACTAATAACAGTTGATTGACTTCTAGTGATCTTAAGATTTTATGATAAGGAGTTAGGGGCACATGTACCGCTGATTTCGAGCcactatatagttatatatatatatgaatacaaacTGTACCTTATTGCCTGCTATGTTAAGTGACTGATATATTAACTAAATACCTGTCACATAAACCTGTGTCCATTATTCCACTGTTATTTACTTTCACTATCTGATGCAGACAGTCTTGACAGACCAACTGAACAAACAGGTAACAATGCAACAGTTCTGTATGCCAGGGTTGGTATAGACAAGGACCATGGCctgtttatacacaacaaattCATAATGTCCCTTACACCAATAAAAGATTTGAAagtcttatataattattaggCCAGCTAGATGTATCTTCTAAAACAGTGCTTAATGGCCCATGTGTAGTCTCGCCCTTTACATTCCCTGAATATGGTTTTACTTCATAAGTCTtgcggggccgcggtggccgagtggtaaaggtgtcccgacactttatcactagccctccacctctagattgcgagttcgaaacctacatggggcagttgccagatatactgaccgtaggccggtggtttttctctgggtactccggctttcctcaacctccaaaacctggcacgtccttaaataaccctggctcTCAATAGGAcattaagcaaaaacaaaaaacaaacataagTCTTGCTTTAGAATATCACATTGCTGTGTGAGCTGATGGATTTCAATCATATTATGAAGGACAATTTTTAGTGTCAACTATCAGAGTTTGATTTGTATAACTTAAACACTAACATAGCAtcacatttcaaatttaaatattttcattttcctaATTAACTTATGTGTTAGGTATTGATATGAAATAGTTTAactatatttttgtaataacattatacattgtcatCCCTAATTATCATCCTTAGACTAGTGTTCCATTTGATTAAGGCCGTTCTAATTTGATATAAAGGGATGGTTGGCCTGATAGATCATCCTTGGCGGTCCTAGATAAGGAAATATTGATCGTACGGTTAGTTACTGGGAAATCTCCATATCTTGTGTGATGTATATGAAGCATGGGTGTTTAGAAGCAAGATGTCATTAACTTCTGCATATTTCTCAGGGAGAAACCAGCAAGTCTGCAGCTTCTGTACCATTGAGAACGTGTATAGTCACTatactgggttttttttctagatGCAGTCTACTGTAAACACTTAAATtttaatatgtacaaaatgtgtatatttaaaaaaaaataatgaatattcatttgGATACATGGTTTTGTATGCTGATTTTTTGTATGGCTTGGCTACTGTATCAATACCAGATTGTTGACAGTACAAATGTACTGTGGTCATTCTGAAGCGATCATTTACCAAGATCAAAGTGAGTTCTATACTGTATTTCCTCTCAGTTTTGATGAAAAATTACTGCTACAAAATTAATCATTTGTCTAAATTGTCCCATAATCATAATCAACCACCAGAAATTTTGGATTAGAGCCATATACACAAGGAAACCATTGAGCCCTTGGACACAAAACCATTCTTATTTGAAAGCTTGTGTTGTGTTTAAGTTGAAATCCTGGTTAATTTGAGATTTTACTTCTTTCAAATTTGAATGTATCATCTTTTTGTCTCAGCTTATCTAAGCCTTGCAGTTATCACCGTTGGGTATTCAGTGTTTGAACACAATTTCATGAAAAGGCCAAGGTCGAGTGTTCTTCCATTTGtttatacagtttgtatacagCTAGATAGAGATTTTTTGTGTGGCTAATATGCCTATTATCAGTATGTGAAACCATGCCAGAATACCACTCATACTTTGAATTTGTCTTGAGtggaatttttattttgtgggATAGTTTAATAGCTGCTGTGTTAATATTACTTCTGTAGGGGTAAAGCTGGAGACGGTGTTACTCTCTCACAACTTTCTGTGATTACCATTTTTATCCGCAAATAAGCCCCAACCCCAACACCCCACCCCCTCGTATGCATGCACTTCTTTAAATTGTGTGCATTTATGAGTACACATGTAGAAGGGGATTCCCCAGAATTGTGTGTGcatgatgtcatcaatttatATGGTTTTGCGTCTGCTACACGTAGCAACAACTGGGGCCTGGGGCAATTACAAGTACATAAGTACAAATGTGTAGAAGATTGTGTTTGAATGACAGATTTTCGCAATGAAATTTTCTgtagattttgttttgtagCATTTgtattttctgacaaaattaGGCCTTTCTTGCTTTAGTTACATAATATTGAGAAATCTGTTCAAACTGGATGCTTAACATATGTCAGAGTGTACCATGTGTAGCCTGACTCAGGCATTAACATACACGTAAGGTTGGTTAACTTCTCCATTGTCACTGTAAATGCAATCTAACAAGCGCtttattgttaaataaatatggAAAGTTCCCTGATCATGTCACCAAGGTCAGCTTGATGTTGTAGTCATGTTGTATTGGGGAATTTTTAAACCAGTTCAAAATCAAGAAGattttatgtatacatgttctgaagaaaagaaaaatgtccTTGAAATGGAAACTAGCTGTCATATCTAATAATTAGGACCTTATGACCTGGCTCAATGAAAGGTCAATGCAAGGTCAAGAGGTTATCTGTGATTAAGCAGGAAGAACCATGTCAACATATGTTTGTAGATAGGCTATATAGCTATCAGAGTACCAAGTCATTCAACAAATCAACACCTCAGCAGTAGTGGGGGAGATGTTCCACAGTCAGTCAGGATTCTCTCTTATCTACCATTAAGTACctacaaaatatcattttgacTTCCATGATTTCTGAAATACCATTCAAGCAAGCTCTGAAGACCAGCTTTTCCTGCTGTTGCCAAAGTTGAAATAATGATTTAAGCTTGTtgtaattattttgatataagcCCAGGGTTACATGACCTAGATGTTGGCTCAGTGTCTGCTTTGCTGATGACTTAATTAATGTTTACCGTAGTTATATTGCAATATGCCCAGGTGTACACCTTTTTCTAGCTGAAAATCTTATGATGGAGATAAAGAAATTGAATTAGTTAGTATATCTTATTAAATtcataaaaattaaattatatctaaataatcatatctaaattaaatttataaaaattaaatttatatatatatatggtattgtGTGTTGACTTGCCTTTTACCAGGTATTGGTTATTGTCAGAATGTTCATGAATAGTATTCtacagatgtatatatgattCTTTACATACCAATCATATTGGCTGCAATTACACGATTCcatttatcatcaatgtaaAAACTGATGTCAGCATTTCATTGGTTAAACCATGATTCAATGCATTTCAATTTCAGATAATATGAGAAATTCCTTAGCACCTTTTGGTTATGAAATTCATATTTAAGACATAGAGTAAAATTATGAGAACATAGAAAATAGGAGTGATCATTTTCAGTTTTCAGGTGCTCAGAAAGGGTATCCCTGGTAACTATATTGAAACAAGGAGAATTGATTCAGGCAAATTTTCATGCTTTAGTACAGAACTATTTATAACACATAAAGGGTacttcaaacaaatattttaacttTTGTTCTTTTTTGTGTCATTGCAGATGAGAGGACAATCCAACACCGATCTGAGAAGGTTGCCATGGAGATATTGGTCAATCCTCGTCTACAGACTTTACAACAGTCCCTCCAAACCTTCCTGATGATGCCAGCCGGCATTCGACACCTCATCTATGCTGGTCACTATTTTAGTGGTAGCGGATCCTGGGTCCTACAGGATGACTGTTTCACTTTGTCCCAGCTGGGGCGTCTCTGCAAGGACAGTGACATTGAGGCTGCTCTGAAACAACAAGATGGCGGCAAAATGACAATCTACTGCAATACTGGAGGGGAATGGAAAAGCTCAAACATCAGCAAACTGGACGTGTGTAAAAGTCTCACTCTAGAGTTGAATCCTGAGGAGAAGATGTCGGACATCAATGGCGTGTTACAGTTTACAACATACATCAGTAGCTTCATTCATGCCAAGACCATTCAACAGTTAATGCGTACCTCAGATGTTGTCGGAAACATCCGATTTAGCAAACCCACTTTATACATATTCCCAGCATGTGAAGGTGACTCTGCCATGTTCGGAATAAGTGGGTTCAACCTTCTAGTCAATGGTGGATACAGTAGAAAGTCATGCTTCTGGGACTTTGCCCGCCATCTTGACCGTATTGATGCTGTACTTATGACCCATCTCGGTGCTGATAATATCTTCGGTATAAGTTCCGTACTAAGGAGAAAGAGCATGGAGACAATCCATCCTGACATTGGCTTTATGTACTTAAACGCCTCTGACAAGGCCGGCGATGCAGGTGTGAATGGTGTAAATGACAAAGAACCACAACTTGCTATCAATTTAGCAGAAGAGGGAAGCAAATTACTGGAATTTTCTAAGAACCTTATACCCACTCCTCAGCCATGTTCCCGGTTGGGTACCACACCGACTGTCATGCCTGTGAATCTTTATCACAAGGTTGGCCATGGATCCCTGGATATGTACATACTTAACCCTGTGTCTGACAGCAAGGAGCTTAAGGACTTTTATCAGCAGTGGAACAAGCAAGTGATGGAGTTCGGCTCCACACAAAATGTGCCACTTCCAAACATGTTATCAATTTGTTGCCTGCTAGTTTGGCAGCCAGCCGATCCCGATGCAGATATCAACCGTCTCTTCTTCCCTGGCAATGCTCCTCAACATAAGATTATTGAGGGATTGGAAAAATTAAAACACCTTAAATTCTTAAAGAAAGCAGCATGCACACCGAAAAATCTGGAAGCTAAACCTGCCCCAAAGAAAAGCAGTGGACCTGCTGGGCGCCCAACATCAGCTAAAACAACAGCCTCTCGTCCAACACCAGAAAAGAAAATTGAGAATAAGCCTGCACCTAAAGCTACTGCAACCAGCAgatcaaacaaaatatcaaaggaGGATGAGAACAAGAAGAAAGCAGAGGATAAAACAAGCAAATCTCGACCCTCCCTTCTCAACAAAACAGCACCAAAATCTGCTAAACCAGATGTGTCTGCTCCAAAGAAACCAACAAGCTCGACACCAAAGAAGCCGTCTCCTACAGAGGCTAAAAAGAAACCAATGTCAACACAGTCACCACGACCATCTGCCAAAAAGGAAGTAGAAAAATCAACCCCTagcaaacaaaaaacaccaTCCCCAGAACGAAAGCCCCCAACTCCAGTAGCAAGTGTGGCGCCAGTCATTGCTTCTCAAGAACCGCTTGTGGAACCTGTAGTAGAAGCAGTGCCTCCCTCTGTTGACCTTTTGTCAGGAACCCAGACATCCCTTATAGATATCACCCCAGAAGAACCACTTAAATCCATGGCTGATACACTAGTACCGCAACAGGAAGCCCTGGTGGATTCAGAAAAGAAATCTGAGTCACCAGATCCTCTTCCTGACCCAAATCAATATGAAGTTGCTCCTGACCAGGGTGAGAGCTCCCTGATGTATGGTTCATTTCACCAGGACCTACAAAATGACATCCTGGCTCCTGAAGATGTTTCCATGGAGAATGGAAGTCATGATTATGAATCTGGCCTTATTCAGCCAGAGTCCCTACCAGAACCTGTGGCGTACTCACCCCAGGAACCTGACCTTATACCAGAAATGTCCCCAGTTACCAAGGAACCTCTCTGCTCTGAAGTCCCTAAATCACCGGTGAGGGAGATTCCTGCAGAACCAGATGTTGTACCATCATTCGAAAAAGAATCTGACTTTCAACAGTCAACTGAGGAATTTGATAGACCAGTGTCATTGGATACTGCTAAGGACCAAGTCCTTAGTGATTCTCCAAGCACAGAATCTCCAGACCTGGAGGAGAAAAACATACTGCCACCAAAGGATGATCTCTACTCCACAAACTACAAAATGGAGGAAGATACTCAAATGGAGGAAATGAAGCCAGTTTCTCCAGTCGATGATATTAATGCTCCAGATTTTCAAAAAGATGTCATACCTGATGAGGAGGAGGTGAAATCTGCAGATCCCATGGATAGTTTGCCCAAAGATGAAGAGGAAGATCTTCAAAATCAAGATCAGGAACCTGAAATACATGAGGATGCAAAACATGCAGAGCCTCTGGATAGCATGCCAAAAGAACAAGAGGAACATATTCCAGAACAAGACGTTGATGAAC
The sequence above is drawn from the Pecten maximus chromosome 9, xPecMax1.1, whole genome shotgun sequence genome and encodes:
- the LOC117335055 gene encoding microtubule-associated protein 1A-like isoform X1; translated protein: METDGVSPQTNWDSDSPVGAALLLVIGEPVTDDHQNVILGEITKGFRCWDEKQTGIDINDELARIANRASMGEEGPNVIVTGPDQSETFNERTIQHRSEKVAMEILVNPRLQTLQQSLQTFLMMPAGIRHLIYAGHYFSGSGSWVLQDDCFTLSQLGRLCKDSDIEAALKQQDGGKMTIYCNTGGEWKSSNISKLDVCKSLTLELNPEEKMSDINGVLQFTTYISSFIHAKTIQQLMRTSDVVGNIRFSKPTLYIFPACEGDSAMFGISGFNLLVNGGYSRKSCFWDFARHLDRIDAVLMTHLGADNIFGISSVLRRKSMETIHPDIGFMYLNASDKAGDAGVNGVNDKEPQLAINLAEEGSKLLEFSKNLIPTPQPCSRLGTTPTVMPVNLYHKVGHGSLDMYILNPVSDSKELKDFYQQWNKQVMEFGSTQNVPLPNMLSICCLLVWQPADPDADINRLFFPGNAPQHKIIEGLEKLKHLKFLKKAACTPKNLEAKPAPKKSSGPAGRPTSAKTTASRPTPEKKIENKPAPKATATSRSNKISKEDENKKKAEDKTSKSRPSLLNKTAPKSAKPDVSAPKKPTSSTPKKPSPTEAKKKPMSTQSPRPSAKKEVEKSTPSKQKTPSPERKPPTPVASVAPVIASQEPLVEPVVEAVPPSVDLLSGTQTSLIDITPEEPLKSMADTLVPQQEALVDSEKKSESPDPLPDPNQYEVAPDQGESSLMYGSFHQDLQNDILAPEDVSMENGSHDYESGLIQPESLPEPVAYSPQEPDLIPEMSPVTKEPLCSEVPKSPVREIPAEPDVVPSFEKESDFQQSTEEFDRPVSLDTAKDQVLSDSPSTESPDLEEKNILPPKDDLYSTNYKMEEDTQMEEMKPVSPVDDINAPDFQKDVIPDEEEVKSADPMDSLPKDEEEDLQNQDQEPEIHEDAKHAEPLDSMPKEQEEHIPEQDVDEQEVKPADHIDAIPEEQDDYIPEQETDFQKDVMPVVQEEMKSADPMDSLPEEQENNSTEQETHFQKDVLPVVQEEMKSTDPMDHMPEEQEGDALDQEPMKPEVLPSTVQPDQPQEKADISDHALDDIEDEDDGDISPDEMDSQGDVRETVLPEDTPEDVSPYAFENKGFTEGSCEEVGDEPSTEPVEDIQSDDGQQCVDAFEKDEDIKDNAKDEVPDIQDGCAMSHEDVQVIDDSLEENQHQNGDYLEVSNIPEAFEKDETPDPVDVKSDDSQEEDEGLPDQGDEGSDAYRADGYSSFIGLQEKQPESSFNPFTSINDGAQLKDSQAEGAAAAFDPFSTACDNTQRTNPFSCSGQPLDAYQGETNGQSFDPKEWGEPMGLPAPPPPEGSPGPTANGKASDKSTLKTKAGATKRPDSAKLNRSKLGDKPEKNGAPPSAKTAKTNGVKSTTTKTRPASATAPSSSESKTKPAGKRPATATGSRASPATSKAPPLPPMTPFYMDLSYIPNHGNPQYSDVEFFKRIRARYYVLSSLSPNSQVLNALLDAKQMWEDKDLKVTIIPTYDNDTIRHWMGLNKDRLCDLNVDVAPSASRCTIQLQDHETSCSAFRLEF
- the LOC117335055 gene encoding microtubule-associated protein futsch-like isoform X2, coding for METDGVSPQTNWDSDSPVGAALLLVIGEPVTDDHQNVILGEITKGFRCWDEKQTGIDINDELARIANRASMGEEGPNDERTIQHRSEKVAMEILVNPRLQTLQQSLQTFLMMPAGIRHLIYAGHYFSGSGSWVLQDDCFTLSQLGRLCKDSDIEAALKQQDGGKMTIYCNTGGEWKSSNISKLDVCKSLTLELNPEEKMSDINGVLQFTTYISSFIHAKTIQQLMRTSDVVGNIRFSKPTLYIFPACEGDSAMFGISGFNLLVNGGYSRKSCFWDFARHLDRIDAVLMTHLGADNIFGISSVLRRKSMETIHPDIGFMYLNASDKAGDAGVNGVNDKEPQLAINLAEEGSKLLEFSKNLIPTPQPCSRLGTTPTVMPVNLYHKVGHGSLDMYILNPVSDSKELKDFYQQWNKQVMEFGSTQNVPLPNMLSICCLLVWQPADPDADINRLFFPGNAPQHKIIEGLEKLKHLKFLKKAACTPKNLEAKPAPKKSSGPAGRPTSAKTTASRPTPEKKIENKPAPKATATSRSNKISKEDENKKKAEDKTSKSRPSLLNKTAPKSAKPDVSAPKKPTSSTPKKPSPTEAKKKPMSTQSPRPSAKKEVEKSTPSKQKTPSPERKPPTPVASVAPVIASQEPLVEPVVEAVPPSVDLLSGTQTSLIDITPEEPLKSMADTLVPQQEALVDSEKKSESPDPLPDPNQYEVAPDQGESSLMYGSFHQDLQNDILAPEDVSMENGSHDYESGLIQPESLPEPVAYSPQEPDLIPEMSPVTKEPLCSEVPKSPVREIPAEPDVVPSFEKESDFQQSTEEFDRPVSLDTAKDQVLSDSPSTESPDLEEKNILPPKDDLYSTNYKMEEDTQMEEMKPVSPVDDINAPDFQKDVIPDEEEVKSADPMDSLPKDEEEDLQNQDQEPEIHEDAKHAEPLDSMPKEQEEHIPEQDVDEQEVKPADHIDAIPEEQDDYIPEQETDFQKDVMPVVQEEMKSADPMDSLPEEQENNSTEQETHFQKDVLPVVQEEMKSTDPMDHMPEEQEGDALDQEPMKPEVLPSTVQPDQPQEKADISDHALDDIEDEDDGDISPDEMDSQGDVRETVLPEDTPEDVSPYAFENKGFTEGSCEEVGDEPSTEPVEDIQSDDGQQCVDAFEKDEDIKDNAKDEVPDIQDGCAMSHEDVQVIDDSLEENQHQNGDYLEVSNIPEAFEKDETPDPVDVKSDDSQEEDEGLPDQGDEGSDAYRADGYSSFIGLQEKQPESSFNPFTSINDGAQLKDSQAEGAAAAFDPFSTACDNTQRTNPFSCSGQPLDAYQGETNGQSFDPKEWGEPMGLPAPPPPEGSPGPTANGKASDKSTLKTKAGATKRPDSAKLNRSKLGDKPEKNGAPPSAKTAKTNGVKSTTTKTRPASATAPSSSESKTKPAGKRPATATGSRASPATSKAPPLPPMTPFYMDLSYIPNHGNPQYSDVEFFKRIRARYYVLSSLSPNSQVLNALLDAKQMWEDKDLKVTIIPTYDNDTIRHWMGLNKDRLCDLNVDVAPSASRCTIQLQDHETSCSAFRLEF